Proteins from a single region of Paenibacillus sp. BIHB 4019:
- a CDS encoding dipeptide/oligopeptide/nickel ABC transporter ATP-binding protein, protein MEPLLRVERLCKTFRKSKEQVYALKEISLQIARGECVGIVGESGSGKSTLGKVILALERPDSGEVWLDGIPLLQLKGAALREQRQHVQVVFQDPNASLNSRMPIWRSIMEPLDNFPEVMPPFLTGDRSDRLGMAAQLLALVGLPMDHLNRYPHELSGGQRQRVAIARGISLNPKLLVCDEPTSSLDVSVQAQILQLLKSLKHTLGMSYLFISHDIASVQYMSDRMIVMKDGAMIDEFASTELTHQERHLYTKLLVEAAS, encoded by the coding sequence GTGGAGCCTTTGTTGCGCGTAGAGCGTTTATGTAAAACCTTCAGGAAATCGAAGGAACAGGTTTATGCGCTGAAAGAAATTTCCCTGCAAATTGCGAGGGGCGAATGCGTTGGCATTGTTGGGGAAAGCGGCAGCGGAAAAAGCACATTAGGCAAGGTGATTTTGGCGCTGGAGCGGCCGGATAGCGGTGAGGTATGGCTGGATGGGATTCCGCTGCTTCAGTTAAAAGGGGCAGCGTTAAGAGAGCAGCGCCAGCATGTTCAAGTGGTGTTTCAAGACCCTAACGCATCGTTGAACAGCAGAATGCCGATTTGGCGATCCATTATGGAACCTCTTGATAATTTTCCGGAGGTGATGCCGCCTTTTCTGACGGGGGATCGCTCAGATAGGCTTGGTATGGCAGCGCAGCTGCTAGCGCTGGTCGGCCTGCCGATGGATCATCTGAACCGATATCCGCATGAGCTTAGCGGCGGGCAGCGGCAGCGGGTCGCCATTGCACGGGGCATCAGCCTGAACCCGAAGCTGCTCGTCTGTGACGAGCCAACCTCAAGCCTCGACGTTTCCGTTCAGGCGCAAATTTTGCAGCTGCTCAAAAGCTTGAAGCACACGCTAGGCATGTCCTATTTGTTTATTTCCCATGATATCGCTTCCGTCCAATATATGAGCGACCGCATGATCGTCATGAAGGACGGGGCAATGATTGACGAGTTTGCGAGCACCGAGTTGACACACCAGGAAAGGCATCTCTATACCAAGCTGCTGGTAGAGGCGGCAAGCTAG
- the nikB gene encoding nickel ABC transporter permease, translating into MQLIKKRLIQLVFVLFILSLIIFILMKLAPGDPVLTLLHADEMSITQADEAALREELGFDQPVLMQYGQWMLGLMQLDLGTSYLKGRPVLDELLDKLPATIQLTASGLVVMVAIALPLGLVASRYPNRWPDHVSRILALIGASIPSFWMGLLLIYLFSLKLGWLPTSGKGSFAHMILPSITLGFAMAAVYARLLRSGLLDSLSQDYIKAARARGLAERRILMGHALRAALLPVITVFGVSFGNLLAGSVVIETLFAWPGLGSLALEAIFERDYPIIQGYVLATGLFVVIVNLLVDLSYSLLDPRIRLGKGAAS; encoded by the coding sequence CTGCAGCTTATAAAAAAACGTTTGATTCAACTCGTATTTGTACTGTTTATTTTGTCATTAATTATTTTCATTCTAATGAAGCTCGCTCCTGGCGACCCGGTGCTTACTTTGCTGCATGCCGATGAAATGTCGATTACACAGGCCGATGAGGCTGCGCTTCGCGAGGAGCTTGGCTTCGACCAGCCCGTGCTCATGCAATATGGACAATGGATGCTGGGGCTCATGCAGCTTGATCTGGGCACTTCGTATTTAAAAGGCCGCCCCGTGCTGGATGAGCTGCTGGACAAGCTGCCGGCAACCATTCAGCTCACAGCTAGTGGATTGGTCGTTATGGTAGCCATAGCACTACCGCTGGGCCTCGTCGCTTCACGCTATCCAAACCGCTGGCCGGATCATGTGAGCCGAATACTTGCGCTTATTGGGGCCTCGATTCCGAGTTTTTGGATGGGGCTGCTGCTTATTTACTTGTTTTCCTTAAAGCTTGGGTGGCTTCCAACAAGCGGCAAGGGCAGCTTCGCCCATATGATTTTGCCATCCATTACGCTCGGCTTTGCAATGGCCGCTGTCTATGCAAGGCTGCTGCGCTCCGGGCTGCTGGACAGCTTGTCTCAGGATTATATTAAAGCAGCGAGAGCACGGGGCCTGGCTGAAAGGCGCATCTTGATGGGACATGCACTGCGTGCCGCGCTGCTTCCGGTTATTACGGTGTTCGGTGTCAGCTTCGGCAATTTGCTCGCAGGATCTGTCGTCATTGAAACGCTATTTGCTTGGCCTGGCCTTGGAAGCTTGGCGCTTGAAGCGATTTTTGAACGGGATTATCCGATTATTCAAGGGTATGTGCTGGCAACTGGACTATTTGTTGTCATCGTCAATCTGCTTGTTGACCTCAGCTACAGCTTGCTAGATCCGCGCATTCGCTTAGGGAAAGGAGCTGCCTCATGA
- the ilvB gene encoding biosynthetic-type acetolactate synthase large subunit has protein sequence MDQSSTLTSELQQQEQEWVTGSKMLLSGLLMEGVDCVFGYPGGNVLYIYDAMVRNRDFKHILTRHEQGAIHAADGYARSTGKVGVCIATSGPGATNLVTGIATAYYDSVPLVVITGNVSTAVMGTDAFQEADIVSMTMSITKHSYLVRDAEELPRIIHEAFHIASTGRKGPVLIDIPKDVSNQKMLAQPASPIHIRGYHGNPIPNPAEIDRLIEAIAQAQKPVIIAGGGVVYSNASEELIAFADKTNIPVATTLLGLGGFPSAHHLWLGMPGHHGAYAANMAIQNADLILSIGSRFDDRVTMKLDGFAPQAKWIAHMDIDPAEIGKNIKTDIACIGDIKAVLQYANTRAAASDSSSWIAEVKQNKRRYPLRYNDSDTVLKPQFVIEMIHETTQGNAIITTDVGQHQMWAAQFYKFKHPRSLITSGGLGTMGFGFPAAIGAQIGNPERLVVSINGDGGMQMCAQEMAICAINQIPVKIVVINNQVLGMVKQQQELMYERRYSQIDLAGSPDFIKLAEAYGIKGLRANNKEEAIRVWEEALQTPGPILVEFVVPTEENVYPMVLAGTTLDQMIMGDFE, from the coding sequence ATGGATCAATCATCTACACTTACGAGCGAATTACAGCAGCAGGAACAGGAATGGGTAACCGGATCGAAAATGCTATTAAGCGGCTTGCTGATGGAAGGGGTAGATTGTGTATTTGGCTACCCGGGTGGAAATGTGCTTTATATCTATGATGCGATGGTTCGTAATCGGGATTTCAAGCATATTTTGACCAGGCATGAGCAAGGGGCCATTCATGCGGCTGACGGCTATGCGAGGTCAACTGGGAAGGTGGGCGTTTGCATCGCCACTTCTGGTCCAGGCGCAACGAATTTAGTGACCGGCATTGCGACAGCCTATTATGATTCTGTGCCATTAGTCGTAATTACGGGCAATGTATCTACAGCGGTAATGGGTACGGACGCCTTTCAGGAAGCAGATATCGTTAGCATGACGATGTCAATCACAAAGCATAGCTATCTCGTTCGTGATGCAGAGGAGCTGCCGCGAATAATCCATGAAGCGTTTCATATCGCCAGCACGGGTAGGAAAGGGCCGGTTTTAATCGACATCCCAAAAGACGTATCGAATCAGAAAATGCTGGCTCAGCCTGCCAGTCCTATTCATATACGCGGTTATCATGGCAATCCGATACCGAATCCTGCGGAAATAGATCGATTAATCGAGGCGATTGCCCAAGCTCAAAAACCTGTTATTATAGCGGGAGGAGGGGTCGTTTATTCCAATGCCTCCGAGGAGCTTATCGCGTTTGCGGATAAAACGAACATTCCAGTTGCGACGACCTTGCTCGGTTTGGGCGGCTTCCCAAGTGCGCATCATCTATGGCTGGGTATGCCGGGCCATCATGGTGCATACGCGGCGAACATGGCGATCCAAAATGCCGACCTGATCCTTTCCATCGGTTCAAGATTTGATGACCGGGTAACGATGAAGCTGGATGGCTTCGCTCCACAGGCGAAATGGATTGCCCATATGGATATCGATCCAGCTGAAATTGGCAAAAATATTAAAACGGATATTGCGTGCATCGGAGATATAAAGGCAGTGCTGCAATATGCCAATACGCGCGCGGCAGCTTCCGATTCCAGCAGTTGGATCGCTGAAGTGAAGCAAAATAAAAGGCGGTATCCATTAAGGTACAACGACTCCGATACGGTGCTTAAACCACAGTTTGTTATTGAAATGATTCATGAGACGACGCAAGGAAATGCGATTATTACGACGGACGTAGGGCAGCATCAAATGTGGGCGGCGCAATTTTACAAATTCAAGCATCCCCGCTCGCTCATTACATCCGGAGGCCTTGGGACGATGGGCTTTGGCTTCCCCGCTGCAATCGGTGCCCAAATCGGAAATCCAGAACGTCTAGTCGTTTCAATAAATGGTGACGGTGGCATGCAGATGTGTGCGCAAGAAATGGCGATTTGTGCAATCAATCAAATTCCCGTTAAAATCGTCGTAATTAACAATCAAGTGCTGGGCATGGTAAAACAGCAGCAGGAGCTCATGTACGAAAGGCGCTATAGCCAGATCGATCTTGCTGGCAGCCCGGATTTCATTAAACTTGCTGAAGCGTATGGCATTAAAGGGCTAAGAGCAAACAATAAAGAAGAGGCTATTCGCGTATGGGAAGAGGCATTGCAGACACCGGGACCTATACTTGTTGAGTTTGTCGTGCCGACTGAAGAGAATGTATATCCGATGGTTTTAGCCGGAACGACATTGGATCAGATGATTATGGGAGATTTTGAATAA
- the nikC gene encoding nickel transporter permease: MKGITAELSLPLRRNAAGRRMLQNRTMMLGMGLLGSIVLLALFGPMIVQNDPLTVQMGERLLSPSWQYPLGTDHLGRCIFTRLVIGAQLTLGISAIVLVTVIVLGVPLGLISGYIGGRFDTIIMRLVDGMGALPEFIFAIAFAGFLGPSLPNLIFAIVLVKWIGYARVVRSVALSEREKEYVLAAKVAGCSTWTILHRHLLPQMISPVVVLAALDIGKIIMIISMLSYLGLGAQPPTPEWGAMLNDGRPYFQSAPQLMIYPGLAIMAIVIACNLLGEGLREALDVRSR; the protein is encoded by the coding sequence ATGAAGGGAATAACCGCGGAGCTTTCGCTTCCGCTTAGACGAAACGCTGCGGGGCGGAGAATGCTGCAAAATCGGACGATGATGCTGGGCATGGGCTTGCTTGGAAGCATTGTGCTGCTTGCGCTCTTCGGACCGATGATCGTCCAAAATGATCCCTTAACGGTGCAAATGGGGGAGCGGCTGCTTTCGCCAAGCTGGCAATACCCGCTAGGAACGGACCATCTCGGAAGATGCATTTTCACAAGGCTTGTAATAGGTGCGCAGCTTACGCTCGGCATTTCCGCCATTGTCCTTGTCACAGTAATCGTGTTAGGCGTACCGCTCGGGCTGATTTCGGGCTATATCGGCGGACGCTTCGATACGATTATTATGCGGCTTGTAGACGGCATGGGGGCACTGCCGGAATTTATATTTGCTATCGCGTTTGCCGGCTTCCTCGGGCCCAGCCTGCCTAATTTAATTTTTGCCATTGTGCTTGTAAAATGGATCGGCTACGCCCGAGTCGTGCGAAGTGTCGCATTATCTGAGCGAGAGAAGGAATATGTGCTGGCGGCTAAAGTTGCGGGATGCAGCACTTGGACGATTTTGCACCGCCACTTGCTCCCGCAAATGATTTCTCCCGTTGTCGTGCTCGCGGCACTGGATATTGGAAAAATCATTATGATTATCTCCATGCTCTCCTATCTGGGACTGGGCGCACAGCCGCCAACACCGGAATGGGGCGCCATGCTCAATGATGGCCGGCCTTATTTCCAATCTGCGCCGCAGCTTATGATTTATCCGGGACTTGCCATTATGGCCATCGTCATTGCCTGCAATCTGCTTGGTGAAGGGCTGCGCGAGGCGCTGGATGTCCGCAGCCGTTAA
- a CDS encoding ABC transporter ATP-binding protein: MEKVHMEKAEQENAASVLASVEAPVLEVSQLQIFTRQGKEQRSLVHNVSFVIPKGETFALVGESGSGKSVTASAVLGLMSGSLAISSGEIRFCGDNVLDWSDKKRRGLRGREIGFIFQNYQESFTPFITVGKQMNETLRSHEKLTRRQAKEQALEWLEQVGLPAERVYSSYPFQLSGGQLQRAAIAAAMMLQPALLIADEPTTALDVISGERVLGVLANLQKRTGCSVLLISHDLRHVVKRASTIAVMKGGHIVELDTAEHILYDCHHEYTQQLLNARPYIT; this comes from the coding sequence ATGGAAAAAGTTCATATGGAGAAGGCGGAACAGGAAAATGCCGCGTCAGTACTGGCTTCTGTTGAAGCACCGGTGCTGGAGGTTTCGCAGCTGCAAATTTTCACGCGGCAAGGGAAAGAGCAGCGCTCGCTCGTTCATAATGTTAGCTTTGTGATTCCTAAAGGCGAGACATTTGCGCTCGTAGGGGAAAGCGGCAGCGGCAAAAGTGTAACGGCAAGCGCTGTTCTTGGGTTGATGTCCGGTTCGCTCGCTATAAGCAGCGGGGAAATTCGTTTTTGTGGCGACAATGTTTTGGATTGGAGCGATAAGAAGCGTCGGGGTTTGCGTGGACGCGAAATCGGTTTTATTTTTCAAAATTATCAGGAGAGCTTTACGCCATTTATTACGGTTGGCAAGCAGATGAATGAAACGCTGCGCTCTCATGAGAAGCTGACAAGGCGGCAGGCGAAGGAACAGGCGCTGGAATGGCTGGAGCAGGTTGGCCTGCCTGCAGAGCGTGTCTACAGCAGCTATCCGTTTCAATTGAGCGGAGGGCAGCTGCAACGGGCGGCCATCGCTGCGGCGATGATGCTGCAGCCTGCGCTGCTCATTGCCGATGAGCCGACAACGGCACTTGATGTCATTTCCGGCGAAAGGGTGCTGGGTGTGCTTGCCAATCTTCAGAAGCGAACGGGCTGCTCGGTACTGCTCATTTCCCATGATCTGAGGCATGTCGTGAAAAGGGCCTCGACGATAGCCGTCATGAAGGGCGGCCATATTGTTGAGCTGGATACAGCAGAGCATATTTTGTATGACTGCCATCATGAATATACGCAGCAGCTGCTGAATGCAAGGCCATATATTACTTAA